Proteins from a single region of Plasmodium cynomolgi strain B DNA, scaffold: 0002, whole genome shotgun sequence:
- a CDS encoding tryptophan-rich antigen (Pv-fam-a;~putative) yields the protein MARKRDKELEVWLMNMQNRWMHYRQNEENEYKAEAMKNSSTWDDSQWEQWIKTEGKKGLEADLKKWLNDKETFLDGWISKEWVQWKNERMLQWLSVDWKHKEDETFEHYKSSKFTNVLHIKKKKKYTKWKERTNKEKEEWNNWVKGKENLYVNNKWDKWLKWKKDKRAVYNQKFVSFINKWISNKQWTVWIEDQKGSTFGLYKTVTREKLMNGEYENGMHNKYKLYIPFF from the exons aTGGCTAGAAAAAGGGATAAAGAATTGGAAGTATGGCTAATGAATATGCAGAATAGGTGGATGCATTAtagacaaaatgaagaaaatgaatacaAAGCGGAAGCCATGAAGAACTCATCAACATGGGACGACAGCCAATGGGAGCAATGGATTAAaacagaggggaaaaaaggcttGGAAGcagatttgaaaaaatggttaaatgATAAAGAAACCTTTTTGGATGGATGGATTTCTAAAGAATGGGTTCAGtggaaaaacgaaagaatGCTTCAGTGGTTATCAGTTGATTGGAAACATAAGGAAGATGAGACTTTTGAGCATTATAAATCAAGCAAATTTACGAATGTGTTACAtataaagaagaagaaaaaatataccaaatggaaagaaagaacaaataaggaaaaggaagagtgGAATAATTGGgtaaaggggaaagaaaatttatatgtaaacaATAAATGGGATAAAtggttaaaatggaaaaaggatAAGCGCGCTGTGTATAATCAAAAGTTTGTATCCTTCATTAACAAATGGATAAGTAACAAACAGTGGACAGTATGGATTGAGGATCAAAAAGGTtcaacttt TGGCCTATATAAAACCGTGACCAGAGAAAAACTTATGAATGGTGAATATGAAAATGGAATGCATAACAAGTATAAACTGTACATTCCTTTCTTCTAG